One Calditrichia bacterium DNA window includes the following coding sequences:
- a CDS encoding cupredoxin domain-containing protein — protein sequence MAIDQILVTILGLTLSGLVAWYFWFSQAKATRIQPGVGGFQETLITVKGGYSPDVIVVEAGKPVRLNFYRKETAACSEQVVFPDFHQQATLTPFKTIPVEFTPEKPGEYNFQCGMGMLRGRIIVEKGESHE from the coding sequence ATGGCAATAGATCAAATTTTAGTAACAATTCTCGGTCTGACACTCTCAGGGTTAGTCGCCTGGTATTTCTGGTTTTCGCAAGCCAAGGCCACTCGTATCCAGCCCGGAGTTGGCGGATTTCAGGAGACATTGATCACTGTCAAGGGTGGTTATTCACCCGATGTTATTGTCGTTGAAGCAGGAAAACCGGTGCGCCTAAATTTTTATCGCAAGGAAACAGCAGCTTGCTCAGAACAAGTTGTTTTTCCCGACTTTCATCAGCAAGCAACACTTACACCTTTTAAAACAATCCCGGTTGAATTTACACCTGAAAAACCAGGCGAATATAATTTTCAATGTGGCATGGGAATGCTCAGAGGTCGAATTATTGTTGAAAAAGGAGAATCTCATGAATAA
- a CDS encoding copper-translocating P-type ATPase, whose product MKETILCVHGMMCVGDGRGVEKRLLKHPGIHHAEANFLNCTATVHYDESAISLTEIKKLVGEYGYHCSGESLPEHQCKPGDPPGVTGAVKHTTHGEHAAHTMPAVSQEEPDQHAAPGAKGEDEHAGHDMGGEAAAMAHEMGHGPGMSMEGMVRDMRNRFFVAILLTIPVFFYSPLFYRLFKFEFPTPAGISPDLIAFLIATPVILYGGWPFYTGAYYGLKNGILNMAVLVSIAVLAGYIFSVAATFFFKGEVFYEAAVMLLTFVLFGHWMEMRARSTTSQAIQKLLTLAPPLARVEREGKEIEIPTSEVMVGDVVVIRPGDKIPVDGKVIEGISDVDESMITGESQPVKKQPGAEVIGATINKTGSFKFRTTRVGADTALSQIVKMVQSAQNSKAPSQQLADRAAHYLVLVAVFGGLITFAIWFFLIGQTAIFALTLAITVVVITCPDALGLATPTAVMVGTGLGAEHGILYKNATALEQPAKLNAIIFDKTGTLTKGEPEVTKLFSVGNSINEDDLLRLVATAEQGSEHLLAQAIVRAAQQRELKLSPAEGFEAIPGHGMKASVEGRKILAGNRKLMKDQNISWEDFKLKAEELEGGGETVIYVAVDGKFAGLVAIADAVRPGAAAAVNALHDLGIEVAMLTGDNRGTAERVAKELGIDTVFAEVLPEQKQDKVKELQEQGKFVAMVGDGINDAPALAQAEVGIAIGAGTDVAVETADVVLMKSDPLDVRNVIAISRATLRKMKQNLLWAVAYNMIAIPIAAGILYPFWQVTLRPEIGAIAMSGSSIIVAINALMLKRLNLEA is encoded by the coding sequence ATGAAGGAAACAATATTATGCGTTCACGGGATGATGTGCGTGGGCGATGGCAGGGGTGTAGAAAAACGGCTGCTCAAACACCCCGGCATTCACCATGCGGAGGCCAACTTCCTAAACTGCACCGCCACAGTGCATTACGATGAGTCGGCTATTAGCCTGACGGAGATTAAAAAGCTGGTCGGCGAATACGGCTACCATTGCAGCGGCGAGTCGCTGCCGGAGCACCAGTGTAAACCGGGTGACCCGCCAGGGGTTACCGGGGCAGTGAAGCACACCACACACGGCGAGCACGCCGCACACACCATGCCCGCTGTCTCCCAGGAAGAACCTGACCAACATGCAGCCCCCGGTGCAAAAGGGGAAGACGAGCACGCCGGCCACGACATGGGCGGCGAGGCCGCCGCTATGGCGCACGAGATGGGCCACGGCCCGGGCATGAGCATGGAGGGTATGGTGCGCGACATGCGCAACCGCTTTTTTGTCGCCATTCTCCTCACCATTCCGGTCTTTTTCTACTCACCGCTGTTCTATCGCCTTTTCAAATTTGAATTTCCGACACCGGCCGGAATCAGCCCGGACCTCATCGCATTCCTGATCGCCACCCCGGTGATCCTGTATGGCGGCTGGCCCTTCTACACCGGCGCCTACTACGGGTTGAAAAACGGCATTCTGAACATGGCGGTGCTGGTCAGCATCGCAGTGCTGGCCGGCTACATCTTTAGTGTGGCAGCCACTTTCTTTTTTAAAGGCGAAGTGTTTTATGAGGCGGCTGTTATGCTGCTTACTTTTGTGCTTTTCGGCCACTGGATGGAAATGCGCGCCCGCAGCACCACCAGCCAGGCTATACAAAAGTTGCTTACCCTGGCGCCGCCCCTGGCGCGGGTGGAACGGGAGGGCAAGGAGATAGAAATTCCCACCAGCGAGGTGATGGTCGGCGATGTGGTCGTCATCCGCCCGGGCGATAAAATTCCGGTGGATGGTAAGGTTATAGAAGGTATATCGGATGTGGACGAAAGCATGATCACCGGTGAAAGTCAGCCGGTCAAAAAGCAACCGGGCGCGGAGGTGATCGGGGCGACCATAAACAAAACCGGCAGTTTCAAGTTTCGGACCACCCGGGTGGGCGCGGATACTGCGCTATCCCAAATCGTCAAAATGGTGCAAAGCGCCCAGAACAGCAAAGCGCCTTCGCAGCAACTGGCCGACCGGGCTGCACACTACCTGGTGCTGGTGGCTGTCTTTGGCGGCCTGATCACTTTTGCTATTTGGTTTTTTCTCATTGGCCAGACGGCCATCTTTGCCTTAACGCTGGCCATAACAGTGGTGGTAATTACCTGCCCGGACGCCCTGGGATTGGCCACGCCCACTGCGGTAATGGTCGGCACCGGGTTGGGGGCGGAACACGGTATTCTTTACAAAAACGCTACCGCCCTGGAACAGCCGGCGAAATTAAATGCCATAATTTTCGACAAAACCGGCACTCTGACCAAAGGTGAACCGGAAGTGACGAAACTGTTCAGCGTCGGGAATTCCATTAACGAGGATGATCTGCTTCGGCTGGTGGCCACCGCTGAACAGGGCAGTGAGCACCTGCTGGCCCAGGCCATCGTGCGGGCAGCGCAGCAGCGAGAACTGAAATTAAGTCCGGCAGAAGGATTTGAAGCCATTCCCGGTCACGGTATGAAAGCCAGCGTGGAAGGGCGGAAAATTCTGGCGGGAAACCGAAAGTTGATGAAGGATCAAAACATCTCTTGGGAGGATTTCAAACTAAAAGCTGAGGAATTGGAAGGCGGCGGGGAGACCGTGATTTATGTAGCGGTGGATGGTAAGTTTGCCGGTCTTGTGGCGATTGCCGATGCCGTTCGCCCCGGCGCTGCTGCCGCGGTGAATGCGCTGCACGATCTGGGCATTGAGGTGGCCATGTTGACAGGGGATAATCGCGGCACCGCCGAACGAGTGGCTAAGGAGCTGGGCATTGACACAGTCTTTGCCGAAGTGCTGCCGGAACAAAAACAGGATAAAGTAAAAGAACTCCAAGAACAGGGTAAGTTCGTGGCCATGGTGGGCGACGGCATCAACGACGCCCCGGCGCTGGCGCAGGCGGAGGTGGGTATTGCCATCGGCGCCGGCACCGATGTGGCTGTGGAAACCGCCGATGTGGTGCTGATGAAGAGTGATCCACTGGATGTGCGCAATGTCATCGCCATCTCACGGGCAACCTTGCGCAAGATGAAGCAAAACCTTCTCTGGGCGGTTGCTTACAATATGATCGCCATACCCATCGCCGCTGGCATTCTGTATCCCTTTTGGCAAGTCACCTTGCGCCCGGAAATCGGAGCAATTGCTATGAGTGGCAGTTCCATCATCGTGGCCATCAATGCACTAATGTTAAAACGGCTGAATTTGGAGGCGTAA
- a CDS encoding DUF2933 domain-containing protein: MEWLIENWFWVLIFIVFIWMHRGGNGCHGGNGHGSHDHRQKDKNKEHHHAHISDE, encoded by the coding sequence ATGGAATGGCTAATAGAAAACTGGTTTTGGGTGTTGATATTCATCGTTTTTATCTGGATGCACAGAGGTGGAAATGGCTGCCACGGCGGAAATGGGCACGGCTCCCATGACCATCGCCAGAAAGATAAAAACAAAGAACATCACCATGCTCACATAAGTGATGAGTGA
- a CDS encoding site-specific integrase, translated as MRASGTAPVFELADIARIRERFQGDEMEHLVEFYLLTGVRLNEARSLRWDAVDLPRKFLTIRSAFAKAKKHRIISFAEDAALAAMINTIPHREDGYLFGPPDNQPRWSADWVCRRISAILSELGYPWASIHTFRHTYISHLIMTGVPVNTVKELIGHVSIATTLRYAHLAPKHKNVMAGKRPY; from the coding sequence TTGCGCGCAAGCGGAACTGCCCCGGTTTTTGAGCTGGCGGATATTGCCCGGATCCGGGAACGCTTCCAGGGTGATGAGATGGAACACCTGGTCGAGTTCTATCTCCTGACCGGCGTGCGCCTAAATGAAGCGCGGTCGCTGCGCTGGGATGCCGTGGATCTGCCCCGGAAGTTTCTCACGATCCGCAGCGCATTCGCAAAAGCAAAAAAACACCGGATCATTTCATTTGCGGAAGATGCGGCGCTGGCAGCGATGATCAATACAATCCCGCATCGCGAAGATGGCTACCTGTTCGGTCCCCCGGACAATCAACCCCGCTGGTCGGCGGACTGGGTGTGCCGGCGCATCTCGGCAATACTGAGCGAATTGGGCTATCCCTGGGCAAGTATCCATACCTTCCGGCACACCTATATCTCGCATCTGATCATGACGGGTGTGCCGGTCAATACCGTCAAAGAACTGATCGGGCATGTCAGCATCGCGACCACATTGCGGTATGCCCACCTGGCGCCGAAGCACAAAAATGTCATGGCTGGCAAACGCCCGTATTAA
- a CDS encoding heavy metal translocating P-type ATPase — protein sequence MARDPVCGMEVTSPSEYQRKYNGQIYEFCSVSCQSKFNEMPDKYTHPAPAKSATTYRISEDGAEHLQIPIVGMDCASCVVGIEKEIGKLPGIRKAKVNYMMEKAYVDYQADTVSSGEIINAIKRAGYQSGAAKLRLGINGMHCASCVSKIEKELRKSPGIIDASVNLASESAQITYLPSKVNIGQIKNIIERLDFKTFDTAEPGIPARTSTKEPADENQLAREKEYRTLMRKFLFAGVLSLPVMFFSYPDLLGLPEQFQRGSELLRYIWMAMGILALPVMFWSGSQFYTGAWAAFKSRSANMHTLIATGITAAWLYSTAAVLFPGLFPEAHLADQFYDVVFVVVALVVLGMALEIRAKGQSSEAIKKLIGLQAKTARVVRNGKEIDIPVEEVVLDDIVVVRPGDKIPVDGIVVEGNSSIDESMITGESIPVEKRKGDEVIGATINKTGSFKFKTTKVGKDTALAQIIEMVQQAQSSKAPIQRIVDQVSGYFVPAVIILAILTFVTWYDFGPQPNLAYSLVVFVTVLIIACPCALGLATPISLMVGVGKGAENGILIRSGEALETAQKLDAIILDKTGTITEGKPSLTDVISVNKFEDKDVLFFAASAEKGSEHPLGEAIIHGAESRGIKLADPSNFNAIPGHGIEAVVDGKRVVLGNLKMMIQKSIQTTELQEQGQHLADEGKTPMFVAINDHPAGIIAVADVVKTDSRQAIAQLQKMGLEVIMLTGDNQRTANAIARQVGVDRVLADVLPEEKAFNVQKLQQEGKVVAMVGDGINDAPALAQADIGMAIGTGTDVAIEASDITLIKGSLKGVTLAIQLSKATMKNIRQNLFGAFFYNGLGLPVAAGLLYPFFGVLLSPMIAGAAMAFSSVTVVTNANRLRRFVPRYSPT from the coding sequence ATGGCACGAGATCCGGTTTGTGGAATGGAAGTGACCAGCCCGTCCGAATATCAAAGAAAATATAATGGTCAAATATATGAATTTTGCTCTGTATCCTGTCAGAGCAAATTTAATGAAATGCCCGACAAATACACTCATCCTGCCCCAGCAAAGTCTGCCACAACCTATCGTATTTCCGAAGATGGCGCCGAACATTTGCAAATTCCAATTGTGGGTATGGATTGCGCGTCCTGTGTGGTGGGCATTGAAAAGGAAATCGGAAAATTGCCGGGAATCCGAAAGGCGAAGGTAAACTATATGATGGAAAAGGCTTATGTGGATTATCAAGCAGATACGGTCAGTTCCGGTGAAATTATTAATGCGATCAAACGCGCCGGTTATCAATCCGGCGCGGCAAAGCTGCGGCTGGGCATTAATGGCATGCACTGCGCCTCCTGCGTATCTAAAATCGAAAAAGAATTGCGCAAGAGCCCCGGTATTATCGATGCTTCGGTGAACTTGGCCAGTGAATCGGCGCAAATCACCTATCTGCCATCGAAGGTAAATATTGGGCAGATCAAAAACATCATCGAACGCCTTGATTTTAAAACATTTGACACAGCCGAGCCCGGCATCCCAGCCCGCACATCAACAAAAGAGCCGGCTGACGAAAACCAGCTTGCCAGAGAGAAAGAATATCGAACGCTGATGCGCAAATTCCTTTTTGCCGGCGTGCTTTCCCTGCCGGTGATGTTCTTCAGCTATCCCGATCTGCTGGGACTGCCGGAACAGTTTCAGCGCGGCAGCGAATTGCTGCGCTACATTTGGATGGCGATGGGCATCCTGGCGCTACCGGTAATGTTTTGGTCCGGATCGCAGTTTTACACTGGCGCCTGGGCAGCATTCAAAAGCCGTTCGGCAAACATGCATACGCTTATCGCCACCGGAATCACAGCCGCCTGGTTGTACTCTACCGCCGCAGTGCTTTTTCCGGGCCTTTTTCCTGAAGCACATCTGGCAGACCAGTTTTATGATGTCGTTTTCGTTGTCGTTGCATTAGTTGTGTTGGGTATGGCATTGGAAATTCGCGCAAAAGGCCAAAGCTCCGAGGCCATTAAAAAGCTCATTGGATTACAAGCCAAAACGGCACGAGTGGTTCGTAATGGCAAAGAAATTGATATCCCGGTGGAAGAAGTGGTGTTGGATGATATTGTAGTGGTGCGTCCCGGCGACAAAATTCCGGTTGATGGCATTGTGGTGGAAGGTAATTCTTCTATTGATGAATCCATGATCACCGGCGAATCTATTCCTGTGGAAAAACGGAAAGGGGATGAAGTCATCGGCGCGACCATCAACAAAACCGGTTCATTTAAATTCAAAACCACCAAAGTAGGCAAAGATACCGCACTGGCGCAAATTATCGAAATGGTGCAGCAGGCACAAAGCTCCAAAGCGCCCATACAGCGAATTGTTGACCAGGTCTCCGGATATTTTGTGCCGGCAGTTATCATTCTGGCGATTCTGACATTTGTTACCTGGTACGACTTTGGTCCACAGCCCAACCTGGCGTATTCACTGGTGGTATTTGTCACCGTGTTGATCATTGCCTGCCCCTGCGCGTTAGGATTGGCCACCCCGATTTCCCTGATGGTCGGCGTAGGCAAGGGAGCTGAGAATGGCATCCTCATCCGCAGCGGCGAAGCCCTGGAAACCGCTCAAAAGTTGGACGCCATCATTCTCGATAAAACCGGCACCATCACCGAAGGAAAGCCTTCACTCACCGATGTCATTTCGGTGAACAAATTTGAGGATAAAGACGTGCTGTTTTTTGCCGCTTCCGCCGAAAAAGGCTCGGAACATCCCTTGGGAGAAGCGATCATTCATGGCGCAGAATCCCGGGGAATCAAGCTGGCCGACCCGTCCAATTTCAATGCCATTCCCGGTCACGGGATCGAAGCGGTGGTCGATGGCAAACGGGTGGTGCTGGGCAACCTCAAAATGATGATCCAAAAATCTATCCAAACGACTGAATTGCAGGAGCAGGGTCAGCATCTGGCCGATGAAGGCAAAACACCCATGTTTGTGGCGATCAATGATCATCCGGCCGGCATCATCGCTGTAGCAGATGTGGTCAAAACCGATTCTCGCCAGGCGATTGCGCAATTGCAGAAAATGGGGCTGGAGGTGATCATGTTAACCGGCGATAATCAACGCACTGCCAACGCTATTGCACGGCAAGTAGGGGTTGACCGGGTGTTGGCGGATGTGCTCCCTGAGGAAAAAGCATTCAACGTGCAAAAATTACAACAGGAAGGCAAGGTCGTGGCGATGGTCGGCGACGGCATTAATGACGCCCCGGCATTGGCGCAGGCCGATATCGGCATGGCTATCGGCACCGGCACAGATGTGGCCATCGAAGCTTCGGATATCACACTCATCAAAGGCAGCCTGAAAGGAGTGACGCTGGCAATACAACTATCAAAGGCAACAATGAAAAATATTCGCCAAAATCTTTTTGGCGCGTTTTTTTATAACGGTTTAGGTTTGCCGGTTGCCGCCGGATTGCTCTACCCCTTCTTTGGCGTTTTACTTTCACCCATGATAGCCGGCGCAGCCATGGCATTTAGTTCGGTAACCGTGGTGACAAATGCAAACCGGTTAAGAAGGTTTGTTCCACGATATTCACCAACATAA
- a CDS encoding multicopper oxidase domain-containing protein yields the protein MKTTLIILSFFFLNLSAIFAQKTVRYDLYIADTTVTFGKEEKRAIAVNGMIPMPTLTFTEGDTAEIWVHNNLDEETSLHWHGLFLPNRYDGVPNLTQMPIKPHTTHLYKFPIVQHGTHWYHSHSRFQEQIGMYGAFIMLKRKEWDIPTLPIVLSEWTNLNPEEVHRLLKSATDWFAIKKGATQSYGEALLRGHFGTKLANEWKRMNAMDVSDVYYDNFLINGKNQNEKPQFKAGDKVRLRIANAGASDYFWLTYSGGKITVVASDGNDVEPVEVDRLIIAVSETYDVVVTIPDNKSYEFLVTPEDRTGSASLWLGSGEKIPAAKLQKLKYFEGMKMMNDMMDMNGNIIEMEEMKMQNQEMDMNTVMYPEITGPENPEDTLETMKEMNMEGMEHHHAHQGSENIITLNYTMLRSPRKTTLPEGPLRELRFDLTGNMNRYVWTMDNNTISESDKILIKTGENLRIILFNNSMMRHPMHLHGHDFRVLNGQGEYAPMKNIIDIMPMERDTIEFAASEPGGDWFFHCHILYHMMSGMGRVFSYENSPPNPDLPDPKEALRKFKQDDSEFHLMARVGLESNGSDGEAMYVNTRWKTQTIWHLGLHPEHGYESEINFGRYLDRMQWWFLYVGFDYHYKKVTSQEDNLFGQVSNKNNRKAFVAGVQYTLPMLVIADSRIDTDGKFRFQFSREDISITSRLRFAFMVNTDEEYLLGFRYVVTKYFLLSTHYDSDMGGGVGITVSY from the coding sequence ATGAAAACAACTCTTATCATTCTTTCATTCTTTTTTTTGAATTTGTCAGCAATTTTTGCACAAAAAACCGTCCGGTACGATTTATACATTGCTGATACCACCGTAACATTTGGCAAAGAAGAAAAACGTGCTATTGCGGTAAACGGGATGATTCCTATGCCAACATTAACATTTACAGAAGGCGACACAGCAGAAATATGGGTACACAATAATCTCGACGAAGAAACATCCCTGCATTGGCATGGACTCTTTCTGCCTAACCGGTACGATGGCGTGCCTAATCTTACGCAGATGCCAATTAAACCCCATACAACACATTTGTATAAATTCCCTATCGTTCAGCATGGCACTCATTGGTACCATAGTCACTCTCGGTTCCAGGAACAGATAGGCATGTATGGCGCTTTCATAATGCTTAAAAGAAAAGAATGGGATATCCCAACACTTCCTATCGTATTGAGTGAATGGACTAACTTGAACCCCGAAGAAGTGCATCGCCTCCTAAAAAGCGCCACCGATTGGTTTGCTATCAAAAAAGGCGCTACCCAAAGTTACGGTGAAGCATTGCTCCGTGGGCATTTTGGAACAAAACTCGCCAATGAATGGAAGCGGATGAATGCAATGGATGTAAGCGATGTCTATTATGATAACTTTTTGATAAACGGGAAAAACCAAAATGAGAAGCCCCAATTTAAGGCGGGAGATAAGGTACGGCTGCGTATAGCAAACGCCGGTGCATCTGATTATTTTTGGCTTACGTATTCAGGCGGTAAAATTACCGTAGTTGCTAGCGATGGCAATGATGTAGAACCGGTAGAAGTTGATCGGTTAATCATAGCCGTCTCGGAAACCTACGATGTTGTTGTAACCATTCCCGACAACAAAAGTTATGAATTTTTAGTAACACCTGAAGACCGGACCGGGTCAGCTTCATTATGGTTAGGGAGCGGAGAAAAAATACCGGCAGCAAAATTACAAAAGCTGAAATATTTTGAAGGAATGAAAATGATGAATGACATGATGGATATGAATGGCAATATAATTGAAATGGAGGAAATGAAAATGCAGAACCAGGAGATGGACATGAATACTGTTATGTACCCGGAAATAACAGGGCCTGAAAATCCCGAAGATACTCTGGAAACGATGAAGGAAATGAACATGGAAGGAATGGAGCACCACCATGCACATCAAGGATCAGAAAATATTATAACGCTTAATTATACCATGTTGCGTTCACCGAGAAAAACGACCTTGCCCGAAGGGCCTCTAAGAGAATTAAGATTTGATTTAACAGGAAATATGAATCGCTATGTGTGGACGATGGATAATAATACGATTTCCGAAAGCGATAAGATTCTTATTAAAACAGGGGAAAACCTGAGAATTATTCTTTTTAATAATAGCATGATGCGGCACCCGATGCACCTGCACGGACACGATTTCAGGGTGCTGAACGGACAAGGTGAATATGCCCCTATGAAAAACATAATAGACATCATGCCAATGGAGAGGGATACAATTGAATTTGCTGCTTCAGAGCCAGGCGGAGACTGGTTTTTTCATTGCCATATTCTTTACCACATGATGTCCGGGATGGGCAGGGTCTTCAGTTACGAAAATTCTCCGCCAAATCCTGATTTACCAGATCCCAAAGAGGCATTGAGAAAATTTAAACAGGACGACAGTGAATTTCACCTCATGGCTCGCGTAGGTTTGGAAAGCAATGGGAGCGATGGTGAAGCCATGTATGTCAATACCCGCTGGAAAACGCAAACCATATGGCATTTGGGTTTACATCCTGAGCATGGTTACGAGAGTGAAATCAATTTTGGACGCTATCTTGACCGGATGCAGTGGTGGTTTCTTTATGTTGGATTCGACTATCATTACAAAAAAGTAACATCTCAGGAAGATAATTTGTTTGGTCAGGTAAGCAACAAAAACAACAGAAAAGCATTTGTAGCGGGTGTGCAATATACTTTGCCAATGCTGGTAATTGCCGATTCAAGAATTGATACGGATGGTAAGTTTCGCTTTCAATTTAGTAGAGAAGACATTTCCATCACCAGCCGTTTACGGTTTGCTTTCATGGTTAATACAGACGAAGAATATTTATTAGGGTTCAGATACGTAGTAACAAAATATTTTTTACTCTCAACACACTATGACAGTGATATGGGCGGAGGGGTAGGAATAACTGTGAGTTATTAG
- a CDS encoding transposase has protein sequence MLNSKKKEENDGLRVKVDSYVVESNVHFSSDVNLLWDAGRKCLDIVGRLVSGVPKSGWRKHQALRAKLKGDYQKVSRIMSRGGRRREARLIEGVCAYLERAATLSLRLKSSDGLFSSLAEGSLLNELLYRDLRYYEEMLDKHISLLRRRVIHKEVIPHEEKVFSLFEAYTRWINKGKSGGRIELGLPVGIASDQHGFILDHFVMERESDVDVAVPLGKRLVDDWGRLSSLSFDRGYWSPENYRRLCYRVDELVMPKKGGTNKAEQERESRDSFVRLRCEHAGVESDINALEHHGLNRCPDKGLNHFRRYVALGILSLNLHRLGNLLLLRDRQTTAHRTAA, from the coding sequence ATGCTGAATAGTAAAAAAAAAGAAGAAAACGACGGGCTTCGGGTAAAAGTTGACAGCTATGTTGTCGAGAGCAATGTCCACTTTTCCAGCGACGTGAACCTGCTTTGGGATGCGGGACGCAAATGCCTGGATATCGTTGGTCGCCTTGTTTCGGGGGTGCCGAAGAGCGGCTGGCGCAAGCACCAGGCATTAAGAGCGAAACTCAAAGGAGACTATCAGAAAGTCAGCCGGATCATGTCTCGGGGCGGTCGGCGGCGGGAAGCGCGCTTAATCGAAGGGGTTTGCGCTTATTTAGAACGTGCTGCCACCCTGAGCCTGCGGTTAAAATCCAGCGATGGATTATTTTCATCCCTTGCCGAAGGATCGTTGCTTAACGAGTTGTTATACAGAGATTTACGTTATTATGAAGAGATGTTAGACAAACACATCTCTTTACTTCGCCGGCGGGTGATCCACAAAGAAGTGATCCCGCATGAGGAGAAAGTATTTTCGCTATTTGAAGCCTACACCCGCTGGATCAACAAAGGCAAAAGCGGTGGTCGCATTGAGTTGGGCTTGCCGGTGGGGATTGCCAGCGATCAGCATGGTTTTATCCTTGATCATTTCGTTATGGAGAGGGAATCGGATGTGGATGTGGCGGTGCCCCTGGGTAAGCGATTGGTTGATGATTGGGGACGGCTTTCTTCCCTGAGTTTTGACCGGGGTTACTGGAGCCCGGAGAATTACCGGCGATTGTGTTACCGGGTGGATGAACTGGTGATGCCCAAAAAAGGCGGCACCAATAAGGCGGAACAAGAGCGGGAAAGCCGGGATAGTTTTGTTCGCCTGCGCTGCGAACATGCCGGGGTAGAAAGCGATATCAACGCGCTGGAACACCATGGCTTAAACCGCTGCCCGGATAAAGGATTGAACCATTTCCGTCGCTATGTGGCGCTGGGGATTCTGTCATTGAATTTACACCGGTTGGGAAATTTGCTGCTGCTCCGGGACCGGCAAACAACTGCACACCGCACCGCTGCTTAA
- a CDS encoding PD-(D/E)XK nuclease family protein, translated as MSLYSNFELRQSVINDYLNCPLLFHFKHVQGIRPRWRHPSALHGTTLHMLLYLIHQVGWIKDLRAHYLSNFKFLEFQYKPDCEIPVYWKEGRQKQLEAYWNNAEEILTGYWNRPENRHAVVLYAEQYFRVRIGRYQFTGTINQVRRNVLDDIELVDFSSSRYAPTIAGLYNDLQLNLYAYAMANGEFLTANGWQPADCPATFLCRYHLRGHELRRKTSKAGRAGEEKLAEPLFRVAGRAQRLSDFKYEILRLVEDLSKGVQYPNPNFCPFCPYTNICMKREIIARG; from the coding sequence ATGTCTCTTTATAGCAATTTCGAACTTCGCCAGTCGGTTATCAACGATTATCTGAACTGTCCCCTGCTTTTCCACTTCAAGCATGTTCAGGGCATTCGCCCGCGCTGGCGCCATCCATCCGCATTGCACGGCACCACCCTGCACATGCTGCTTTACCTGATCCATCAGGTGGGCTGGATCAAAGATCTTCGCGCACACTATCTGTCAAACTTCAAGTTTCTGGAGTTTCAATACAAACCCGACTGCGAGATACCCGTTTACTGGAAAGAAGGTCGCCAGAAGCAATTGGAGGCTTACTGGAACAATGCGGAAGAAATCCTGACCGGTTATTGGAACCGCCCGGAGAACCGTCATGCGGTCGTCCTGTATGCCGAACAGTATTTCCGGGTGCGCATCGGTCGCTATCAGTTCACCGGGACCATCAACCAGGTGCGCAGAAACGTTCTGGATGATATTGAATTGGTGGACTTTAGTTCATCCCGGTATGCGCCCACCATTGCCGGTCTGTATAATGATCTGCAGTTGAATCTCTATGCCTATGCCATGGCGAACGGCGAATTTCTCACCGCCAATGGCTGGCAGCCGGCAGATTGCCCGGCGACATTCCTGTGCCGCTATCATTTGCGGGGGCATGAGCTGCGTCGCAAAACCAGCAAGGCAGGCAGAGCCGGAGAAGAGAAACTCGCGGAGCCGCTGTTCCGGGTCGCCGGCAGGGCGCAGCGCCTGTCGGATTTCAAATATGAAATACTGCGTCTGGTTGAGGATCTTTCCAAAGGGGTTCAGTATCCCAATCCCAATTTCTGCCCATTCTGCCCTTATACGAATATCTGCATGAAGCGCGAGATCATCGCCAGGGGATAA
- a CDS encoding SHOCT domain-containing protein, giving the protein MHGMDGFFGMGWMMILWWVLIVFGFVALAKWMFASKATISNNDTLLEIIKPRYAKGEITRDEYENLKKDLE; this is encoded by the coding sequence ATGCACGGAATGGATGGATTCTTTGGAATGGGCTGGATGATGATTCTTTGGTGGGTTTTGATTGTTTTTGGCTTCGTCGCCCTGGCCAAATGGATGTTTGCATCAAAAGCAACTATTTCAAATAATGACACACTGTTGGAAATTATAAAACCGCGATATGCAAAAGGAGAAATAACCAGGGATGAATACGAAAATCTCAAAAAAGATTTAGAATGA